A genomic segment from Clostridium pasteurianum BC1 encodes:
- a CDS encoding YaiI/YqxD family protein, which translates to MRIIVDADACPGREIIEKAAQKNYIEVIMYCDINHILKSDYSKIVYVDSGFQSVDMKIVNETKKGDIVITQDFGVAAMVLGKNAYALSPKGNIYSNDNIERLLFERHLGQKVRRGGGRTINAKKRNSEDDKRLYNSLIEIIEK; encoded by the coding sequence TTGAGAATAATAGTAGATGCGGATGCTTGTCCGGGACGAGAAATAATAGAAAAGGCGGCACAAAAAAATTATATAGAGGTAATTATGTATTGCGACATAAATCATATTTTAAAAAGTGATTACAGTAAAATTGTCTATGTAGATAGTGGTTTTCAGAGTGTAGATATGAAAATCGTAAATGAAACTAAAAAGGGAGATATAGTTATAACTCAGGATTTTGGAGTGGCTGCAATGGTACTTGGTAAAAATGCCTATGCATTAAGTCCAAAGGGAAATATATATAGTAATGATAATATTGAAAGGCTTTTGTTTGAAAGGCATTTAGGTCAAAAGGTAAGAAGAGGTGGTGGAAGGACTATAAATGCTAAAAAAAGAAATAGTGAAGATGATAAAAGATTATATAATAGTCTTATAGAAATTATAGAAAAATAA
- the pulA gene encoding type I pullulanase translates to MNIISVSVKGFKSLEIIVDDLNQLDLSKFNIKNNDKFLNINAHYINDTIITLILSEEIDIKYECFLFYDNLTKNCNYFKLFSSEEFNGRFFALDELGVMYHKNFSDFRVWSPIATSIDLLIYQNGDPSIYEIPRKFSMSEENGLWSVTINENLKNYFYTYSVNVYGNTDETVDPYAKSVGINGYRGCILDLKETDPENFHKDIYPNNIDNYTDAIIYEINIRDMSINSNSGIQNRGKFIGLTEENSKTPNHSSTGIDYLKFLGITHVQIMPIFDFSYISVDEKNPIKYNWGYDPENYNVPEGVYSTDPCDPVCRIKELKKMVYSLHKNGICINMDVVYNHIFDYKNNCFEKIFPGYYFRYNDDNTLSNGSGCGNDTASEKLMMKRFIIDSVIYWAHEYHIDGFRFDLMGIHDVDTMNTLRHKLDKFKRKIMLYGEGWDLKTSLDNTKKVMIPNATKTPEIGFFNDIIRDVLKGNTFDRNAKGFISGKDNLENSVELSVVGCTKYSKSLNGPFSSPVQSINYVTCHDNYTLWDKLQFTNRNESEEIRIYRTKLGLGIILTSQGIPFIYSGTEFLRTKEGIENSYNSPDYINWIDWNRKDKYMHVVNYIKELIFLRKNHPAFRMKSLEDIKNNVEFLKNMPQNTVGFLLKNNANNDIWKNILVVYNSNDNSTEIKFPDYGDWNLVVDRHTINEKIIHTYHHNDPYYIDGISINILYSNS, encoded by the coding sequence ATGAATATTATTAGTGTATCCGTCAAAGGTTTTAAATCATTAGAAATAATTGTTGATGATTTAAATCAGTTGGATTTATCAAAATTTAATATAAAAAATAACGATAAATTCTTAAATATAAACGCACATTATATTAATGATACTATTATTACATTAATATTATCAGAGGAAATAGACATAAAATATGAATGTTTTTTATTCTACGATAACCTTACTAAAAATTGTAATTATTTTAAATTATTTTCCTCCGAAGAATTCAATGGCAGATTTTTTGCCTTAGACGAACTTGGTGTGATGTATCATAAAAACTTTTCAGATTTCAGAGTATGGTCACCCATAGCAACTTCAATAGATTTGTTAATTTACCAAAATGGAGATCCCTCTATATATGAAATTCCAAGAAAATTTTCTATGAGTGAAGAAAATGGCCTTTGGTCGGTAACTATAAATGAAAATTTAAAAAACTACTTCTATACTTACAGCGTAAATGTTTATGGAAATACTGATGAAACTGTAGATCCCTATGCAAAATCAGTTGGAATCAATGGTTATAGAGGTTGTATACTAGATCTTAAAGAAACAGATCCTGAAAACTTTCATAAAGATATTTATCCTAATAATATTGATAATTACACTGATGCAATCATATATGAAATCAACATAAGAGACATGAGCATAAATTCTAATAGCGGTATTCAGAATAGAGGTAAATTTATAGGACTTACAGAGGAAAATTCGAAAACCCCAAATCATAGCTCTACTGGTATTGATTATTTAAAATTTCTTGGCATAACACATGTACAAATTATGCCAATATTTGATTTTTCCTATATAAGTGTAGACGAAAAAAATCCCATTAAATACAATTGGGGCTATGATCCAGAAAATTATAATGTACCTGAAGGTGTATATTCTACAGACCCTTGTGATCCAGTTTGCAGAATTAAGGAATTAAAAAAAATGGTTTACTCACTGCACAAAAACGGCATATGCATCAACATGGATGTAGTATATAATCATATATTTGATTATAAAAACAATTGCTTTGAAAAAATATTTCCTGGTTATTATTTTAGATATAATGATGACAATACTCTCTCCAATGGAAGCGGTTGTGGAAATGACACTGCCTCTGAAAAATTAATGATGAAAAGATTCATAATTGATTCAGTTATATACTGGGCTCATGAATACCACATAGATGGATTCAGATTTGATCTTATGGGTATACACGATGTGGATACAATGAATACTTTACGACATAAATTAGATAAATTCAAAAGAAAAATAATGCTTTATGGAGAAGGCTGGGATCTAAAAACATCTCTGGATAATACTAAAAAAGTAATGATACCAAATGCCACAAAGACACCTGAAATTGGCTTCTTTAACGATATCATCAGAGACGTTTTAAAAGGAAATACTTTTGACAGAAATGCTAAGGGATTTATAAGTGGAAAAGACAATCTAGAAAATAGTGTAGAATTATCTGTTGTAGGATGTACAAAGTACTCTAAAAGTTTAAATGGACCCTTTTCTTCTCCTGTACAATCAATAAATTATGTTACTTGTCATGATAATTATACTCTTTGGGATAAGCTTCAATTTACAAATAGAAATGAATCCGAGGAAATTAGAATATATAGAACAAAATTGGGCCTTGGAATTATTCTTACAAGCCAAGGGATTCCCTTTATATATTCTGGTACAGAATTTCTGAGAACTAAAGAAGGTATTGAAAATAGCTACAACTCACCTGATTATATAAATTGGATTGATTGGAATAGAAAAGATAAATATATGCATGTTGTAAATTATATAAAAGAACTTATATTTCTAAGGAAAAATCATCCTGCTTTTAGAATGAAATCCCTTGAAGATATTAAAAACAATGTGGAGTTTCTAAAAAATATGCCCCAAAATACAGTAGGCTTTTTATTAAAAAACAATGCCAACAATGACATTTGGAAAAATATATTGGTAGTGTATAATTCTAATGATAATTCTACTGAAATAAAATTTCCGGATTATGGTGACTGGAATCTGGTAGTTGATAGACATACTATTAATGAAAAAATAATTCACACATATCATCATAATGATCCCTATTATATTGATGGTATAAGTATAAATATACTTTATAGCAACTCTTAA
- a CDS encoding triple tyrosine motif-containing protein, producing the protein MNEFEVNFNRESPQKINDEIVMSIGNKIEQNLSYKYCIGLNGKWSILKEFSKDTQATWKPTENGIYTIIVQAKREDEQKPFNYLGKVDYVIGEMEKNIIKAVALDKRELTVGEKITAKVEVVRKGVLFRYGIVENGKWHLLKDYSAEDMITWTVTKIGKQEVVVQCKLIDSKEKFDDTKSVEFNVLPIKNMQIKDFKCLAEELFTGNEITFQVDAEHDDSRLILYKFIKIDSKGAAECIQNYSTKRIVSYIENDFGDFKLLCLVKDMYSPNKYDDRAVILYSIKKYKTIAIKSFTSDVTSPQTLGNDINFKALAEGGKKLLYRFIIDGNSSEDSGYIRSSNFNWKPKAAGTYKITLFVKDASFEENYEDKVHMEFIIDEENRDPVVIKEIIKDTKTKILTGETINIKVVAEGGIELRYSFIVKSEDKEIEKIDYGPCEWVNYTPEKAGSYEVEIRVKDKFSTKEYDSSATVYIEAFDYIPASIDYILVPSNDYYMIGDKIELMVISENTKDTLNKYVLKINNRKVEETNYGQASQYVVNPKCAGLYNIDIFAKNKKSDKAFDCKKTVRFIIHESLPVTNTVIECDRLKPKVNEGINFNVSSEGGKEVIYEFYLMEQSEWNLVQKYSRKNFYTFIPFTKGSYKLLVLSKSQINKSSYEDYAILGFDVEK; encoded by the coding sequence ATGAATGAATTTGAAGTTAATTTTAATCGTGAAAGCCCTCAAAAAATAAATGATGAGATAGTGATGTCCATAGGAAATAAAATTGAACAAAATTTATCATATAAATATTGTATAGGCTTAAATGGCAAATGGTCTATTTTAAAGGAATTTTCCAAAGATACACAGGCTACCTGGAAGCCAACAGAAAATGGTATCTACACTATTATAGTTCAAGCAAAGCGAGAAGATGAACAAAAGCCATTTAATTATTTAGGTAAAGTAGACTATGTTATTGGGGAAATGGAAAAAAATATTATAAAAGCTGTGGCTTTAGACAAAAGAGAGCTAACTGTAGGGGAGAAAATAACAGCTAAGGTTGAAGTAGTTAGAAAAGGGGTTCTATTTAGATATGGTATTGTAGAAAACGGAAAATGGCATCTTTTAAAGGACTATAGTGCAGAGGATATGATAACCTGGACTGTTACTAAAATAGGCAAGCAAGAGGTAGTAGTTCAGTGTAAGCTTATAGATTCAAAGGAAAAATTTGATGATACAAAAAGTGTTGAATTTAATGTACTGCCTATAAAAAATATGCAAATTAAGGACTTTAAATGTCTTGCAGAAGAACTTTTTACTGGTAATGAAATAACCTTTCAAGTAGATGCTGAGCATGATGACAGTAGACTAATTTTATATAAATTTATAAAAATTGATTCGAAAGGTGCCGCAGAATGCATACAAAATTATTCTACTAAGAGGATAGTAAGTTATATTGAAAATGACTTTGGTGATTTTAAGCTTTTATGTCTGGTTAAAGATATGTATTCGCCAAATAAATATGATGATAGAGCTGTAATTTTGTATAGCATAAAGAAATATAAGACTATAGCAATTAAAAGTTTTACCTCGGATGTTACATCACCTCAAACTTTGGGAAATGATATAAATTTCAAGGCTTTGGCAGAAGGTGGGAAAAAACTTTTATATAGATTTATAATAGATGGCAATTCCAGTGAAGATTCCGGATATATAAGGAGTAGTAATTTTAATTGGAAACCCAAAGCAGCTGGTACATATAAAATAACTTTATTTGTAAAAGATGCTTCCTTTGAAGAAAACTATGAGGACAAGGTTCATATGGAATTCATAATAGATGAAGAGAATAGAGATCCCGTAGTTATTAAAGAGATAATTAAAGATACAAAAACAAAAATATTAACAGGAGAAACTATAAATATAAAGGTAGTAGCAGAAGGTGGAATAGAACTGAGATATTCCTTTATCGTAAAAAGCGAGGATAAAGAGATTGAAAAAATAGACTATGGTCCTTGTGAATGGGTAAATTATACTCCAGAAAAGGCTGGAAGTTACGAAGTTGAAATAAGGGTAAAGGATAAATTTTCTACAAAAGAATACGATAGTTCGGCTACTGTTTATATAGAAGCTTTTGATTATATACCTGCCAGTATAGATTATATATTAGTACCTTCTAATGATTATTACATGATTGGTGATAAAATAGAGCTTATGGTGATTTCTGAGAATACGAAAGATACTCTAAACAAATATGTGCTAAAGATCAATAATCGAAAAGTTGAGGAAACAAATTATGGACAGGCTTCTCAATATGTAGTAAATCCCAAATGTGCAGGACTTTATAATATTGACATATTTGCTAAGAATAAAAAAAGTGATAAAGCTTTTGATTGTAAGAAAACTGTGAGATTTATTATACATGAAAGTTTACCTGTAACTAATACAGTAATAGAATGTGACAGGCTAAAACCTAAGGTTAATGAAGGAATTAATTTTAACGTAAGCAGTGAAGGTGGGAAAGAAGTTATTTATGAGTTCTATTTAATGGAACAGAGTGAATGGAACTTGGTACAAAAATATAGTAGAAAAAATTTTTATACTTTTATTCCCTTTACAAAAGGCAGCTATAAGCTTTTAGTTTTAAGCAAAAGTCAAATAAATAAGTCTTCCTATGAAGATTATGCTATATTGGGATTTGATGTAGAAAAATAA
- a CDS encoding lytic transglycosylase domain-containing protein, protein MQTNDVTGALQYELMSQMLSSISQNSSLYGESDAQQNIFNMLMQSMLDATKDNNGDININKLNFLGNSDLSKIGYGAGTKLDKLSTGSASNGNNNSISDDINTDMKTNNLSIDQAVDNASKKYGVDKKLILAVIQQESSFNPNSTSSAGAMGLMQLMPGTAKELGVDNAYNVNENVDGGTKYLKSLLDNFGNYKMAIAAYNAGPGAVQNSGENLAKLPSETQDYVAKVSKYYQNV, encoded by the coding sequence ATGCAAACAAATGATGTTACAGGTGCTTTACAATATGAGTTAATGAGTCAAATGCTCAGTAGTATATCTCAGAATAGTTCTCTTTATGGTGAATCAGATGCGCAGCAAAATATCTTTAATATGTTAATGCAGAGCATGTTAGATGCTACTAAAGACAATAATGGAGATATTAATATTAATAAATTAAATTTTTTAGGTAATAGTGATTTGAGCAAAATTGGATATGGTGCTGGAACAAAATTAGATAAACTAAGCACTGGATCAGCTTCAAATGGAAATAATAATAGTATAAGTGATGATATTAATACAGATATGAAAACTAATAATTTAAGTATAGATCAGGCTGTGGATAATGCTTCTAAAAAATATGGGGTTGATAAAAAACTTATATTAGCTGTTATACAGCAGGAATCCTCCTTTAACCCGAATTCTACATCAAGTGCAGGGGCTATGGGGCTTATGCAGCTAATGCCTGGTACAGCGAAGGAGCTTGGCGTAGACAACGCTTATAATGTAAATGAGAATGTGGATGGCGGAACAAAGTATTTAAAGAGTTTACTTGATAACTTTGGAAATTACAAAATGGCTATCGCTGCCTATAACGCAGGTCCTGGGGCAGTACAGAATAGTGGAGAAAATTTAGCTAAGCTGCCAAGTGAAACACAGGATTATGTAGCAAAGGTTTCTAAATATTATCAAAATGTGTAG
- a CDS encoding pseudouridine synthase: protein MERLDKVLANSGYGSRKDVKKLIKSGLIEVDGEKIKSSNIQVDINENKITIKGEPLIYKKYIYLMMNKPDGVVSATFDNFDETVVDLLEEYHASFNPFPVGRLDKDTVGLIILTNDGELNHRMISPKWHVDKVYYAEINKAVDDGDIKAFEEGIEIDDGYKCMPAKLSILSADSNGSRVMVTIQEGKFHQVKRMFLARNKEVVYLKRVSFGAIRLDEGISEGSYRELTEEELKALKEI, encoded by the coding sequence ATGGAAAGATTAGATAAAGTTTTAGCTAATTCCGGTTATGGTTCTAGGAAAGATGTAAAGAAATTAATTAAAAGCGGTTTAATAGAAGTGGATGGAGAAAAAATAAAATCTAGTAATATACAAGTAGATATAAATGAAAACAAAATAACTATTAAAGGTGAGCCCTTAATATATAAAAAGTATATTTACTTAATGATGAATAAACCGGATGGAGTAGTTTCTGCTACCTTTGACAATTTTGATGAAACTGTAGTGGATCTTTTAGAAGAATATCATGCTTCTTTTAATCCTTTTCCTGTAGGCAGACTTGATAAAGATACTGTAGGGCTGATTATTTTAACAAATGATGGAGAGTTAAACCATAGAATGATTTCACCTAAATGGCATGTGGATAAGGTGTATTATGCAGAGATCAATAAAGCTGTGGATGATGGGGATATAAAGGCCTTTGAAGAGGGAATAGAAATAGATGATGGATACAAATGTATGCCTGCAAAACTTAGCATACTAAGTGCTGATTCCAATGGATCTAGAGTTATGGTAACTATTCAGGAGGGGAAATTCCATCAGGTTAAAAGAATGTTTCTAGCAAGAAACAAAGAGGTTGTATATTTAAAAAGGGTTAGTTTTGGGGCAATTCGTTTGGATGAAGGCATAAGCGAAGGATCTTATAGAGAATTAACTGAAGAAGAATTAAAAGCTCTAAAAGAAATTTAA
- a CDS encoding YerC/YecD family TrpR-related protein — MAKYESKLENENMDFFCDAILSLNTKEECYRFFEDICTINEVKAIEQRLQVAKMLVQKQTYSNIGKATGASTATISRVNRCLNYGSDGYTAVLKRLGIIKSEENSDDKDEEK, encoded by the coding sequence ATGGCAAAGTATGAATCAAAGCTTGAAAATGAAAATATGGATTTTTTTTGCGATGCTATTTTGAGTTTAAATACAAAAGAAGAATGCTATAGATTTTTTGAGGACATATGTACGATAAATGAAGTTAAAGCTATTGAACAGCGCTTACAGGTTGCTAAAATGCTTGTGCAAAAGCAAACCTACAGTAATATAGGTAAAGCTACAGGGGCCAGTACCGCCACTATAAGTAGGGTTAACAGATGCCTTAATTATGGCAGTGATGGATATACTGCAGTATTAAAAAGGCTTGGAATAATAAAATCAGAAGAAAATAGTGATGATAAGGACGAAGAAAAATAA
- a CDS encoding UvrD-helicase domain-containing protein: MDLKKLLNREQYEAATAVDGPVLVLAGAGSGKTRVLTYRIANMIENLNIYPSQILAITFTNKAAQEMKERVRQLVGSEADNMWVSTFHSSCVRILRREIDKLGYNKNFTIYDSADQKTLINQCIKEVGINDKDITDKEIISKIGAEKDNLVSAEEYKKKNENNFRLNRIAEVYLLYQKRLKENNALDFDDLIFKTVELFKKHEDVLQFYQRKFRYIMIDEYQDTNKAQYELTRLLAKEHKNLCVVGDDDQCLPEGTMVNLGDKVVPIETIRENDQVLCAGGNGSTLKGTVEKVLKKPYRGLMVKLATVSGKVVKATPNHLTFARLNVQEEAYYVYLMFKRGMGYRIGQTQSVRSRKAGDSVNGMFVRLNQEKADKMWILKVCKDKSEATYYEQYFSVKYGIPTAVFYSKDRKITLSQVQLDKLFSEINTYESADRLFEENYLNEDYPHHRANAVIRGNTARRTVNINFFSCKKSKEANYYSHRISLITSGEKVKANMESAGFSVRKEKSDTWRIETERRNYDDTEDFAKKIMQTQEDLDIARKAKLTKDKNFSFMPFGNIKPTMSIAVCDNGEIVEDVVKTIDFEYYDGYVYDLSIPYLRQYICENVVVHNCIYGWRGADIRNILDFEKDYANAKVIKLEENYRSKGNILKAANGVIKNNPHEHFKLLRTRSEDGNKIRLYRSYSDMEEAEFVANEIKKAMDSGDRTYKDFAVLYRTNAQSRLFEDIFMKRQLPYRIIGGLKFYDRKEIKDIMAYLKLICNPLDNISLKRIINVPKRGIGGTTVDKIEKFSNEIEECIYSSLLDIQNIPGLTARNVSAINKFISIINSFVIRKDEIKVSTLIEELLGQTGYLEELKKSNDLQDETRIENLQELVSAAVDFENNSEDKTLAAFLEKTALVADVDNYDTGADSIVMMTVHSAKGLEFPVVFMVGMENGIFPGAASFTDFAEMEESRRLAYVGITRAKEQLYMTSAQTRKVFGRTVAYGESDFIAEVPRELKEYVNINTKGNSTANKFSITGNNHESSMQGFSFNNRDIPPKNTVFNKGFSTKYAESILEADMVPAKQDLIPLTESEAAAGRKVKHSKFGEGTIVAVSKKDGNINLTIAFKNMGIKNLRLDLAPLQLI, translated from the coding sequence ATGGATTTGAAGAAACTATTGAATAGAGAACAATACGAGGCAGCAACAGCAGTAGATGGACCTGTACTTGTTTTGGCAGGGGCTGGTTCTGGTAAGACTAGAGTTCTCACTTACAGAATTGCTAATATGATTGAAAATTTAAATATTTATCCCTCACAAATATTAGCTATAACCTTTACTAACAAAGCAGCTCAGGAGATGAAGGAAAGAGTTCGTCAGCTTGTTGGCAGTGAGGCGGATAATATGTGGGTATCCACCTTTCACTCCAGCTGCGTAAGAATACTTAGAAGAGAAATAGATAAATTGGGATATAATAAAAATTTTACTATATATGACAGTGCAGATCAAAAAACTTTGATAAATCAATGTATAAAAGAAGTTGGAATTAATGATAAAGATATAACCGATAAGGAAATAATATCTAAAATAGGAGCTGAAAAGGATAATCTTGTATCTGCTGAAGAATATAAGAAAAAGAATGAAAATAACTTTAGATTAAACAGAATTGCAGAAGTATATTTACTATATCAGAAAAGACTAAAAGAAAATAATGCTTTGGACTTTGATGATTTAATCTTTAAAACCGTTGAGTTATTTAAGAAGCATGAAGATGTTCTTCAGTTCTATCAGAGAAAATTCAGATATATAATGATAGATGAGTATCAGGATACAAATAAGGCCCAGTACGAATTGACAAGACTTTTAGCCAAAGAGCATAAAAATTTATGCGTGGTGGGAGATGACGATCAGTGTCTGCCAGAGGGTACTATGGTAAATCTAGGAGATAAAGTGGTTCCTATCGAAACCATAAGAGAAAATGACCAGGTTCTATGTGCGGGAGGAAATGGCAGTACATTAAAGGGTACAGTTGAAAAAGTATTAAAAAAGCCATATAGAGGGCTTATGGTTAAATTGGCAACTGTCTCAGGAAAGGTAGTGAAGGCTACACCAAATCATCTTACTTTCGCCAGACTAAATGTGCAGGAGGAAGCTTATTATGTGTATCTCATGTTTAAAAGAGGAATGGGATACAGGATTGGTCAGACACAAAGTGTAAGAAGCAGAAAAGCTGGAGATTCCGTTAATGGCATGTTTGTAAGACTAAATCAAGAAAAAGCTGATAAAATGTGGATACTAAAAGTATGTAAAGATAAAAGTGAAGCTACATATTATGAACAATATTTTTCGGTAAAATATGGAATACCTACAGCTGTTTTCTATTCAAAGGATAGAAAAATTACATTATCTCAGGTACAACTGGATAAACTTTTTTCAGAAATAAATACTTATGAGTCAGCAGATAGGCTCTTTGAAGAAAATTATCTAAATGAAGATTATCCGCATCATAGAGCTAATGCTGTCATTAGAGGAAATACTGCAAGGAGAACTGTAAATATTAATTTTTTCTCCTGTAAAAAATCAAAAGAAGCAAATTACTATTCTCATAGAATAAGCTTAATTACCAGTGGTGAAAAGGTTAAGGCCAATATGGAAAGTGCAGGTTTTTCTGTTAGAAAAGAAAAGTCTGATACCTGGAGAATTGAAACAGAGAGAAGAAATTATGATGATACAGAGGATTTTGCTAAAAAGATAATGCAGACTCAAGAAGATCTTGATATAGCCAGAAAAGCAAAATTAACTAAGGACAAAAACTTTTCCTTCATGCCCTTTGGAAATATAAAACCAACCATGAGTATAGCTGTATGTGATAATGGAGAGATTGTTGAAGATGTTGTAAAGACAATTGATTTTGAGTATTATGATGGTTATGTTTATGATTTATCTATCCCTTATTTAAGGCAATATATATGTGAAAATGTAGTGGTTCATAACTGCATTTACGGTTGGAGAGGAGCGGATATAAGGAATATACTGGACTTTGAAAAGGACTATGCTAATGCAAAGGTAATAAAACTTGAAGAAAATTACAGATCAAAGGGAAACATTTTAAAGGCAGCTAATGGAGTTATTAAGAATAATCCCCATGAGCATTTTAAGCTCCTTAGGACAAGAAGTGAAGATGGAAATAAAATAAGGCTGTATAGAAGTTATTCGGATATGGAAGAGGCTGAATTTGTAGCTAATGAAATAAAAAAAGCCATGGATTCAGGTGACAGAACCTATAAGGATTTTGCAGTGCTCTACAGAACTAATGCTCAGTCCAGATTATTTGAAGATATATTTATGAAAAGGCAGCTTCCCTATAGAATAATTGGGGGACTTAAATTCTATGATAGAAAAGAAATTAAGGATATAATGGCCTATCTAAAGCTTATTTGTAATCCCTTAGACAATATTAGCTTAAAGAGAATAATAAATGTGCCTAAAAGAGGTATAGGTGGAACTACTGTAGATAAAATTGAAAAGTTTTCTAATGAAATTGAAGAGTGTATATATAGTTCTTTACTAGATATACAGAATATACCGGGACTTACAGCTAGAAATGTTTCTGCAATAAATAAGTTTATAAGTATAATAAACAGCTTTGTCATAAGAAAGGATGAAATCAAGGTCTCTACTCTAATTGAAGAACTTTTAGGACAAACGGGTTATCTTGAAGAATTAAAGAAGTCCAATGATTTACAGGATGAAACAAGAATAGAAAATCTTCAGGAATTGGTTTCTGCAGCAGTAGATTTTGAAAACAATTCTGAGGATAAGACACTTGCTGCCTTTCTAGAAAAAACTGCTTTAGTAGCAGATGTGGATAATTATGATACGGGTGCAGATTCTATTGTGATGATGACTGTTCACAGTGCTAAGGGACTTGAATTTCCTGTGGTATTTATGGTTGGAATGGAGAATGGTATTTTCCCAGGTGCCGCATCATTTACAGATTTTGCTGAAATGGAGGAATCAAGAAGGCTAGCCTATGTAGGTATTACAAGGGCTAAAGAGCAGTTATATATGACCTCAGCCCAAACCAGAAAGGTTTTTGGAAGAACTGTTGCCTACGGAGAATCAGACTTTATAGCTGAGGTTCCAAGGGAATTAAAAGAATACGTTAATATAAATACAAAGGGGAATAGTACTGCCAATAAATTTTCTATCACTGGAAATAATCATGAGAGCAGTATGCAGGGATTTTCTTTTAATAATAGAGATATACCTCCAAAGAATACAGTTTTTAATAAGGGCTTTTCTACTAAATACGCTGAAAGCATACTGGAAGCTGATATGGTTCCAGCTAAGCAGGATTTAATACCACTTACAGAAAGTGAAGCAGCAGCAGGGAGAAAGGTAAAACATTCTAAATTTGGAGAGGGAACCATTGTAGCCGTGAGCAAAAAAGATGGTAATATAAATTTAACTATTGCCTTTAAAAATATGGGAATAAAGAATTTAAGGCTGGATTTAGCGCCATTACAGCTTATATAG